In Tenebrio molitor chromosome 1, icTenMoli1.1, whole genome shotgun sequence, the sequence ATAGCAGttcagaaaaagaaattggaaaCGCCACTTTTCGAAGAGGACGCGGTGCAATGGCGTGGAGATACTTACCAAGTCGGAAGTGCTGTTTTTCTTGATTCGTCTGCGTATACTTTTTCATCGACGATCTTTGAATCAAGCGACAgtgtaaatatgtttttttttttactaatgaTAACTTATTTGTTAATacttttttaggtgaaaaacGTTGATGAAACTATTTATGTAGAATACTATAGAAAGACTGCAGATATAAAAGGTTCAAATCAAGACACACCCGAACCATTTTGTATTGGTCAGATTGAAGATATAtgggaaaaaaataaagatgtcAAATTAAAAGTTAGAATATTTTTCAGACCAGAAAATACTAAGAATAGTGTATTTTTAGCTCACCAATCAGATGTTAATCTCGTATACTGGACAGAGGAAGGTATGcaatacaatttttctttttttcgattACGTATGTCATGTTTTATGATATAAAATACCACATAACGGTGTGCCCTTTTAGTGATAACAGTTGAGTTTACAAAAGTAGTTGGAAAATGTCACCTATTGTATTGTGATATATTAGAGTCACCAACCGAATGGTGCGATCAAGGTCCATACCGCTTTTACTTCAGCGAAACATACGATGTGAAAACTTATAAATTTGGTGAAGTTCCAGACTACGCAAAGAAGGTCGGTTATGCAGGAAAAGGCAAAGGTTTGTAGACTAGTTACTtcttatgttaaaaaaaaaataaagaaatatgtTTTCTAAACAGGTAAAGGAAAAAGTAAGTCAACTAAAATACATAGGGAATCAGAAATAGCGCCTTTGTGGGATAAGATCGAGCAGCCTTTACGATGCATGGATGTATTTGCTGGATGTGGAGGTTTATCGAAAGGTCTTCACCAAGCAGGAATAGCTGAAACTAAATGGGCTGTAAGAAAAATTTCACGTTCAGTGTAACTtaagtacaatttaaaattttccagatTGAAAAAGAAACATCTGCGGCTCATGCATTTAAGTTGAACAATATAGACTGTAAAGTTTTTACTGACGATTGCAACGAAATCTTGCAACAAGTAATGTCAGGGGAAGGTACAGCAAAAGGTTTACCTACTAAAGGTGAAGTTGAATTGTTAGTTGGAGGTCCTCCGTGTCAGGGTTTTTCCGGCATGAACAGATTCAATGCGGGGCAGTATTcactatttaaaaattctctaGTCGTGTCATATTTAAGTTACTGTGATTACTACAGGTACTTAAAGGTTTCTTTTGCTATGTACTTTTTTATCTGAAACTTTTtagaccaaagtattttgtatTAGAAAATGTGAGAAATTTCGTTTCATTTAAACGATCCATGGTGTTAAAATTAGCGCTGCGGTGCCTTCTGCAAATCGGTTATCAAGTGACCTTTGGTGTTCTACAAGCTGGTCATTACGGAATACCCCAAACTAGGAGACGTTTAATTTTACTAGCAGCTGCTCCTGGATATGTTTTACCAAAACTTCCAGAACCTCAACATGTTTTCAGTAAAAGGGGGTGTCACTTATCGTTTGCTCTAGACGGTGTTAGATACACAAATGGTAAGGttttaacacaaaaaattGCGTTAATGGTGAAAACAGAAGAATAACTAGATGTAGTAAGAGTAACTAGATTTTTTGCAGGCAACTTGTGGTGCGAAGCAGCACCGTATCGCACGATTTGTGTCAGGGATGCCATTTCTGATTTACCAGAGATTAAAAATGGATGGAACAAATTGGAAATTCCATATGATGGTGACGCAGTCTCagattttcaaagaaaaatgcGTGGAAATGATCCTAATAAACCACTTGTTGATCACATATGTAAAGAAATGGCTCCAATTGTCGAAGCTAGAATCTCCCAAATTCCTGAAATTCCTGGCTCAGATTGGCGGGATTTACCAAATATTTCGGTCAAATTAAGTGACGGGACAATGACCAGTAAACTTAGGTACCCCTATCTGTAAGTACATGTTTGCATTGAAGATACTGTTTCTCTTGAAAGGAAATGTTTGACTTAACAGGActaaaaaacagaaaaaaggAGAGCCCAATCGTGGTGTTTGTCAGTGTTCTGTGGGGATGGCTTGTGAACCAGCAGATCGTCAAGTTAATACGTTGATACCATGGTGTCTCCCCCACACCGCTGATCGGCATAATCATTGGGCTGGACTTTATGGCCGCTTGGAATGGGACGGTTTCTTTGGTACAACTATCACAAATCCAGAACCTATGGGCAAACAGGGACGAGGTACTTTTTAGTATGTTATATTGCACATTTTTTGTAACTGTTGTTTGTTTTAGTACTTCATCCGGAGCAAAATCGCGTTGTCAGTGTTCGAGAATGTGCGCGTTCACAAGGATTTCCAGACCACTTTAAGTTTTATGGTAACATAATGGATAAACACAGACAAGTTGGCAACGCAGTGCCACCACCATTAGGAAAAGCAATTGGATTAGAGATCAAAAAAGCTCTGTCtaaagttattttaaagactgcttaaaatattttcaacataagcttacaatttttca encodes:
- the LOC138135324 gene encoding DNA (cytosine-5)-methyltransferase PliMCI-like; translation: MKRRRTRATKENSDDNTKELGAKKLKLGNDNEGDNSVMKPEKCNICKQYLQEIILYSGHLNKSCEEFIALTDERLSLFTGTEEVIHEGDELPSHKITHFSVYDKKGHLCAFDTGLVEKNVLLHVSGYIKPIYEEDSSPTNGIPAHDMGPINEWYIGGFDGGEKAIVGIVTAYAQYMLMEPSEEYAPFVKTFWQKISLVKLVIEFLLDHSWEDPTYEDLLLHIDSAGNSELSEDFLLQHAQFVCDQIYSYDQAGANDDKPLITTPCVRTLVSLSGVTFRKRKKLRQQENQRGQPKKGFTKATTTALVRSIFENFFPDQIEIKDKKGPKKKRCGVCDACQAPDCGKCANCKDMIKFGGTGRGKQACKLRRCPNMAIEDAELSENENEAEDIKETVKKKKVCSKRSVSSVQWCGEKILESKGRQFYESAMVGEINTRVGDYVMLNSENSEEPLCVAKIVYMYDRFPQGPTIHVHMFHRGIDTILGETADPQELFVANLCEDCPLGSVIRKAEVVFKETPKNWFELGGTEILPLSEGEGHVFHFSKQYNSTTATFTDYAEEKHVDGIDSCNYCWIAVQKKKLETPLFEEDAVQWRGDTYQVGSAVFLDSSAYTFSSTIFESSDSVKNVDETIYVEYYRKTADIKGSNQDTPEPFCIGQIEDIWEKNKDVKLKVRIFFRPENTKNSVFLAHQSDVNLVYWTEEVITVEFTKVVGKCHLLYCDILESPTEWCDQGPYRFYFSETYDVKTYKFGEVPDYAKKVGYAGKGKGKGKSKSTKIHRESEIAPLWDKIEQPLRCMDVFAGCGGLSKGLHQAGIAETKWAIEKETSAAHAFKLNNIDCKVFTDDCNEILQQVMSGEGTAKGLPTKGEVELLVGGPPCQGFSGMNRFNAGQYSLFKNSLVVSYLSYCDYYRPKYFVLENVRNFVSFKRSMVLKLALRCLLQIGYQVTFGVLQAGHYGIPQTRRRLILLAAAPGYVLPKLPEPQHVFSKRGCHLSFALDGVRYTNGNLWCEAAPYRTICVRDAISDLPEIKNGWNKLEIPYDGDAVSDFQRKMRGNDPNKPLVDHICKEMAPIVEARISQIPEIPGSDWRDLPNISVKLSDGTMTSKLRYPYLTKKQKKGEPNRGVCQCSVGMACEPADRQVNTLIPWCLPHTADRHNHWAGLYGRLEWDGFFGTTITNPEPMGKQGRVLHPEQNRVVSVRECARSQGFPDHFKFYGNIMDKHRQVGNAVPPPLGKAIGLEIKKALSKVILKTA